CCGCTGGTACGGTGTATTCACCCTTAAGGTAATTGCGGAAGCCGTCCGCAATGGGCTCGAGCACGGCGAACGATTCCACGTCGGTTTGCTCTTGCGAGGCGTCCATGCGCCCTGGTGTGAAAGGAACCGTGACCTCGTGACCGGCATTTTTCGCAGCTTGCTCGACGCCTGCGCATCCGGCCAGAACGATAAGGTCGGCTAACGACACCTGCTTGCCGCCAATCCGGGCGCCGTTGAATTCACGCTGAATGCCTTCGAGAACGTTCAACACCTTTGCAAGTTGAGCGGGCCGGTTGACTTCCCAATCTTTCTGCGGCGCCAGACGAATGCGCGCGCCGTTCGCGCCGCCGCGCTTGTCAGAACCACGGAATGTGGATGCCGATGCCCAGGCGGTGGAAACCAGTTGCGAAACGGTGAGACCGGAAGCCAGGATTTTGCCCTTTAGCGCGGCAACGTCATCGGCGGCAATCAATTGATGATTCACTGCCGGAATGGGATCCTGCCAGATGAGTTCCTCCGCTGGAACCTCTGGGCCAAGATAACGGGCGCGCGGACCCATGTCGCGATGCGTGAGCTTGAACCACGCCCGGGCGAAAGCGTCAGCGAACTGATCGGGATGCTGCATGAACCGCCGACAGATTTTTTCGTATGCCGGATCGATCCGCAGTGACAAGTCGGTGGTGAGCATGGTCGGCAAGCGTTTTTGGGATGGATCGAAAGCATCGGGAATGGTCGCGGTGGCGCCCTTGGCCACCCACTGATGCGCGCCGGCCGGGCTTTTGGTGAGTTCCCACTCGTATCCGAACAGGTTCTCCAGGAAGTTGATGCTCCACTTCGTGGGCGTCGTGGTCCAGGTGACTTCCAGGCCGCTGGTAATTGTGTCGGGGCCCTTGCCGGCGCCAAAGCTGTTCTTCCAGCCCAGGCCCTGTTCCTCGAGTCCGGCGCCCTCCGGCTCGAAGGCCACATTCGATGCAGCGGCGGCGCCATGCGTCTTGCCAAAGCTATGTCCGCCGGCAATGAGGGCGACGGTTTCCTCGTCGTTCATGGCCATGCGCTTGAACGTTTCGCGGATATCGACCGCAGCGGCGACTGGATCCGGATTGCCGTCGGGACCTTCGGGGTTGACATAAATCAGCCCCATTTGCACGGCCGCCAGCGGATTTTCCAGTCGGCGGCTGTGGATATCGCCATCTGGGTCGTCATCTGTGACGAGCACTGCAGTATCTTTGTCGATGCCTTCGGAACCATGGGTGTAGCGAATATCTCCGCCCAGCCATTTCTTCTCGGCGCCCCAATAGACATCCTGATCTGGCTCCCACACATCCTCACGACCGCCGGCGAAACCAAATGTCTTGAATCCCATTGTTTCCAGCGCGACGTTGCCGGCCAGAATCATCAGGTCGGCCCACGAAATTTTGCGGCCATACTTTTGCTTGATTGGCCAAAGCAGACGGCGGGCCTTGTCCAGACTGACATTATCTGGCCAACTGTTCAGCGGCGCAAAACGCTGTTGGCCCCTGCCGCCGCCGCCGCGGCCGTCCCCCGTGCGGTAGGTGCCGGCACTATGCCACGCCATGCGGATAAATAGAGGGCCATAGTGGCCGAAGTCCGCCAGCCACCAGTCTTGCGAGTCCGTCATCAGTGCCGCGAGATCTTTCTTTACCGCCGCAAGATCGAGGCTCTTAAACTCTGCGGCATAGTTGAATTCCCCGCCCATCGGATTGGACTTGGAGGAATGCTGGTGCAACAGTTCGATCTTCAGCTGGTTGGGCCACCAGTCGAGGTTCGAGGCGCCGCCGCCGGCGGCATGGCGGAAGGGGAATTTGGTTGCGGCTGACATGATGCTTTGCTTCTGTAGGCTGTTCGTCAATTTTTACAAGTTGATGCCTCCGCGCCCCAAGCGACATTCAAGGAGTGGGCGCCTGAGAGACCCTGAATTTTACCGATAGCAATTATTGATAACAAGGCACCGCAGAAGGGGTCGAATAGGCTGGTGCCCGTCTTCAACTTAGCCGGAAGGCCAGGCCTTCCGGACCGGATGCGGTGAGCATCCGGCTATCACCGCGATGCCCTGGTGGAGACACCAGGCCCTGCTTCACACTCCCAGCAATTTCGCGGTCGCTAGCCACTGCAGCGCGCCTTTGCCCAGGCCGATGGGTTCTTCAAAGCGAATCGCGGCAATCGCTCCCTTGCGAAACCGAATGGCCGCGTCGCCGCTGCCGATGAGCCGCGCCGCCAAATAGCACACATCCGGATCGTGACCGACCCACGCTACTTCGTCGTTTTGCAATTCGGCCGTCCATTGAACCAGCGCTTCCAAATTCGAATTCGGCGCCAACGCCTCCAGCGGCACAACGCCCGGCTTGCTGGGAAATCGCTTGGCGATGATTTCGGCCGTCTGCTGGCAGCGCACTAGCGGGCTGGTGGCAATCACCTCTGGCGCAAAGCGCACCTCGGTCAATTGCTTCACCAGCTTCTTGAACCGCTTCTCGCCGACGTCGGTGAGTGGACGCAGCGAATCATCGGGCCACTTGTGTTCATCGCGCTCTTCGGCCCAGGCATGGCGAACAATGTAAAGCAGCATGGTGTGTCTCTCGGTGGGATCCAATCAGAAATAGAAACGACCCGCCAATCATCGCAATTCTAACTTCCGCGCCAACCCGGTGCCAAAAATTACCGGCTGCGCCACAGAATGTGGTCGTCAATCGCTAGTTCGCGCTGCGTGGCGGCAATTTGCTGTTTGAATCGCCGCGAATCCATCGGATAACCCGCCGTCGGTTTTAGCCCCGGCACCCGGGCACACCAGAACTCGTTGAACGGCCGCATGGCCGCTTCGCGCAAGTATTTAGAAGTCATCGAAGCCAGGGCCACGGGCAAAAACCGCTCGCCGCCGACGTGAAAGCCAATTTCCACACGCCGCTCCTCCGGGCCGAAGCGATACACGCTGATCGCTTCCGATTCTTGCCGCACTTCAATCCACGCTTCCTCAAATTGAATTTGCAATAGCGGATGATAATAATCTCGTCCACCGTGCTTGTCGCAAAATACTTGCACGTAGCCGTCGGCGGCCAGCGACAGCGCCTCGGCCACAAGCGCCAAGGTAACTCGTGAAAGTGCATCGGCCTTGTTGCTGGCGGCGACCAATTGATTGAACTCGTCTGGAAAAACCGCGCGCGACAGCAGGCCGATCAAGCGCACGCCCAGGGCCTCCAGGCCGAGTTGGAGCATTTCGATCAGCGCGGGCAGTTCGTCGCCGTCGGTCCACAAGGGAACCTCCGCCGCGTAACCCAAGTGCCAAGGCAATTCGTCAATGCGCGGCGCGTATTGCGGATCGAGCCAATGCCACAGCTCGCACCACTGGCGCGGTGTTCGTCCCAGCATGCCAAGCGCCGCAAGCACTCCGCGCTCCAAGTGATCTAGGCCGCAGCCGTTTTTGTAAACCGCTTTGGAATCGGCCCAACAGATTTTCTTTTTTCCTGCCCGAGCGGCATGCGGCGTCACATGCCGCCGCAAATGTTTGTACAGAGTGGCCGCGTCCACCCCATCGTCGAGGCGCCAGACCGTGGCGGTAATAATCAGCGGCCCAAAGTTGGGTCCGTAACCGGCTTCGTCCGTGCCGATAAGGTAAGGCATTAACGTGAAAGGCAGGCGGCAAGTGCGGGGGCTCAAAAATCCATCTAGCGCGTGCGAGTATACACCGATTTGCCGCCATCGGGCAGCAGTCGGTAGTGGGCCAGTTTGATTTTTCAGGGTGGCTGGGGTCGAACGAAGTGAGCCCCCAGTCGCAGAAATTCCGGGGGCTCGGCGGCACTCGACGCCGGCCACCCAAACTGTTTCCATCAAATTGGCCCGCTACCCAGCAGTCGCACGGCCGTCATTCCCAGCGGCAGAAAAAATCACGCTTTAAAAATCGCCTAGAACTTCTATTCTTCGCACGTTACACTCCGGCCATGAGTTGGGAAATCATATTAGCGTGTTGTGCAGCCTTGGCGGCCGGAGCCGTGAATTCTGTGGCCGGCGGTGGCACCTTGTTGACCTTTCCTGTGCTGATTGCCGTGCTGACGCACAAGCTGGGAGATGAAAAAACGGCGGCCGTGGTCGCCAATCAAACCAGCACGATGGCCTTGATCCCCGGCATTTTTGCCGCCGCTTGGGGTTATCGTCGGCAATTGAAGCACTCGCAGCAGTGGCTCAAGTGGCTGTTGCCACCGAGTTTGCTGGGTGGGCTCATCGGCGGATTGCTCGTCGTTACTTTTCCGGATCAGTTCAGTGCGCTGGTGCCCTGGCTGATTTTGACCGCGGCGGTGCTGTTCGTGCTGCAGCCGCAAATTGCCCGCTGGACCGGCGTGGGTGCGCCGCACGCCCAGCCGCATGGCGGCACCGTGGCCGCAATTGTGGTGTTCCAATTTTTTGTGGCCATTTACGGCGGCTACTTCGGCGCTGGGATCGGCATTCTGATGCTGAGCTCGCTAGGGCTCATGGGCCTGGCCGACATCCACGTGATGAACGGCCTGAAAAACTGCCTGGCGTTTGCCATCAACATTATGGCCGTGCTGGTGTTTTTGACGAAGGGGCAAATCGATTGGTCGCTGGCCGGGCCGATGATTGTCTGTTCCATTATCGGCGGCTTTTTAGGAGCCACGCTGGCGCAGAAAATCGACCGCACCATTGTGCGGCGGATAGTCGTGGTGATTGGCTTTTCGCTAGCCACATATTATTTCTGGCGGCAGTTCAGCGGAAAATGACAACGAAAATGACCTATCTTCGTTCCTGGTCTTGGTCATTCAAAAAACTCGGCCCTGGGAATCCATAAAGAACTCCAGGGCCGTTGTCGCTTTCCGCCTTAGCGACGGTTACTTGTCGCTAAACGAGGCGTGATTTTGCACCGGCCATTTTATTGCCGGCTGGAATCACCCCGGCGTTACCGCACGGCCTCGTTCAGCATTTTTGAATTAGGAACACTGTGGCGATTCAACATGCCTGCCTCTTCGGTTTCGATCACGGTGGCTACCGGGCCGACTTCACGCACGGTGCCTTCCAGGTGACCCACGGTCACGCGGTCGCCGGCCTGCAGCCGTTGTCGCACATAATAACCGGCCAAAATGCCGGCCATCGTATCGCGCCCGCCCAAACCCAGCGCCAGGCCAAAGCCCAGGGCCAAGCCGCCGAACACAATCAGGATGGCGTAATTCAGCAACTCGAAATGAATGTGGAGCTGATCGAACGCTGCCATGAAGACCATCAGGGCCATGATGTAATAACAGCCGTTGGCCAGATGATCGGCATAGCTGATTCCCACCCGATCGGCGCTAGTGGCGATGACGCCTCGCAGGAAGCCGGCGACCAGCAAGCCTACGACCACCATCACGGTGGCGACCAGTAAGTTGGGAATGTACGCCACAACCTGGCTAATTGAATCGGAAACCGAAGTGATTTTCAGAATGTTGAAACCGGCCATCAAGAACACCAGCATCAATCCCCAGAACACAATTGTGCCGACGATGGCGGGGACATTCCGCTTAATGTTCATGTGGGTCATCGATTCCCACAATCCGCTGCGTTCGGCGGCTCGTTGCAAGCCGGCCCGTTCGCACAACAACGTGACGGCGTGGGCCACCAACTTGGCGATAAAATAACCAACCACCAGCACCACAATGGCCGCTAACACGCGGGGCGTGTAATCGACAATTTGCGCCCAAGCATTTTCAAAGCTGGCTCGCAAGGCAGTGCCGGCTTCCTGGCCTGTTTTGGTGAGCGTGTCGCCTACATTCGTAGTCGTGGGAACGTCTGCCAAAATCGAAAACATACAGTCTGCTCCTTTCAGTCGTTTACGACTGAACTGTGGCCGCTAGTGTGCGGCCGAGGTGAAGGAAAGTGAATCGGGCTAATACTTTTTCTCCGCAGCCTCCGTTCTGCGAAGCACATGTGTTGAATCGAAACAGCGTGAGTAATTCGCTGAAGGGAAGTGCTTATGTTTTGTTCGGGCCGCCCGCACAGCCTTTGTGTTGCCGCACTACTTGTGCTGGCCTCATGCGGTCGGCTTCTAACAAACTGCGTTGCCGAGGAAAGCCGCGGCGTCACACCGGGGGTTGGCCCCGATCGTGTTTGTTGTCCGGCAATTTTCCCGTAAATGTGAACTGCAAAGCACTTAGTGTCACTTTCGCAAACTGCAACACGGCGTATCCAAAGCCGCGAAACAGCAAATCGAGAATTTGGCCTACGATCAGCCGGCTGTTAATCCGCTGGTGAACCGCCCGATCGAAGGTTTTTGGCGGCGGCGGCGGGGGGACCGGCAGTTCCGCCAGACGTTCAAGTAAATCGGTTGACATGTGATGATCCGTTGGTGGTATATCGGATGGTTTGTGATGGTTGATATTACTGAGCCGGTGTGTCCTCACACCGGTGTTTGCATAATCTTATTTGTCGTTTCCATTTGCCGCACACCGGGCTGGGAATAGCCCGGCTCGGACGATGGTTATTGGTTTTCCGTTTCTTCTGCTTGCGGCTTTGGTTGTTTGCCTTCCGTCTTTTCTCCGAATTGATCTTGAATTTTTTCTCGTGCGCGGCTGATTCGCATTTTGCAGGCGCTCACGCTTAGTCCAAAAATTTCCGCCAGTTCCTCGTGGCTGTAATTTTCCGCATATTTCAGGATCAGCAAAGCACGATCTTCTTCGCTTAAAATATCGAGCATTTGCAACAGGTCGAGCGATAACCCTTCCGTCGGCGCCGGCGTGCCGGGCGAATGCGCTTCGATGGTTTCATCGCTGGTAATGCTTTCGTGCCGTTGACGGCGGCCACGGCCACGCCGCAATGTCAGGCAAGTGCGAATCGCAATGCCGTGGACCCAGGTGCTGTACTTGGAGCGGCCCTCGAACTTGGCGCGATGCAAAAACAACCGCACGAAAACTTCCTGTGCGGCGTCGCTGGCATCGTGTTCGTTTCCTAGCAAGCGAAAACAAATATGCCACACCCGCTGGCGGAAA
This genomic window from Pirellulales bacterium contains:
- a CDS encoding sulfite exporter TauE/SafE family protein, whose translation is MSWEIILACCAALAAGAVNSVAGGGTLLTFPVLIAVLTHKLGDEKTAAVVANQTSTMALIPGIFAAAWGYRRQLKHSQQWLKWLLPPSLLGGLIGGLLVVTFPDQFSALVPWLILTAAVLFVLQPQIARWTGVGAPHAQPHGGTVAAIVVFQFFVAIYGGYFGAGIGILMLSSLGLMGLADIHVMNGLKNCLAFAINIMAVLVFLTKGQIDWSLAGPMIVCSIIGGFLGATLAQKIDRTIVRRIVVVIGFSLATYYFWRQFSGK
- a CDS encoding RNA polymerase sigma factor yields the protein MIDVHQYTDEQLAAEAAREGSDGPAFVELVERFRQRVWHICFRLLGNEHDASDAAQEVFVRLFLHRAKFEGRSKYSTWVHGIAIRTCLTLRRGRGRRQRHESITSDETIEAHSPGTPAPTEGLSLDLLQMLDILSEEDRALLILKYAENYSHEELAEIFGLSVSACKMRISRAREKIQDQFGEKTEGKQPKPQAEETENQ
- the sixA gene encoding phosphohistidine phosphatase SixA, with translation MLLYIVRHAWAEERDEHKWPDDSLRPLTDVGEKRFKKLVKQLTEVRFAPEVIATSPLVRCQQTAEIIAKRFPSKPGVVPLEALAPNSNLEALVQWTAELQNDEVAWVGHDPDVCYLAARLIGSGDAAIRFRKGAIAAIRFEEPIGLGKGALQWLATAKLLGV
- a CDS encoding mechanosensitive ion channel domain-containing protein produces the protein MFSILADVPTTTNVGDTLTKTGQEAGTALRASFENAWAQIVDYTPRVLAAIVVLVVGYFIAKLVAHAVTLLCERAGLQRAAERSGLWESMTHMNIKRNVPAIVGTIVFWGLMLVFLMAGFNILKITSVSDSISQVVAYIPNLLVATVMVVVGLLVAGFLRGVIATSADRVGISYADHLANGCYYIMALMVFMAAFDQLHIHFELLNYAILIVFGGLALGFGLALGLGGRDTMAGILAGYYVRQRLQAGDRVTVGHLEGTVREVGPVATVIETEEAGMLNRHSVPNSKMLNEAVR
- the katG gene encoding catalase/peroxidase HPI; this translates as MSAATKFPFRHAAGGGASNLDWWPNQLKIELLHQHSSKSNPMGGEFNYAAEFKSLDLAAVKKDLAALMTDSQDWWLADFGHYGPLFIRMAWHSAGTYRTGDGRGGGGRGQQRFAPLNSWPDNVSLDKARRLLWPIKQKYGRKISWADLMILAGNVALETMGFKTFGFAGGREDVWEPDQDVYWGAEKKWLGGDIRYTHGSEGIDKDTAVLVTDDDPDGDIHSRRLENPLAAVQMGLIYVNPEGPDGNPDPVAAAVDIRETFKRMAMNDEETVALIAGGHSFGKTHGAAAASNVAFEPEGAGLEEQGLGWKNSFGAGKGPDTITSGLEVTWTTTPTKWSINFLENLFGYEWELTKSPAGAHQWVAKGATATIPDAFDPSQKRLPTMLTTDLSLRIDPAYEKICRRFMQHPDQFADAFARAWFKLTHRDMGPRARYLGPEVPAEELIWQDPIPAVNHQLIAADDVAALKGKILASGLTVSQLVSTAWASASTFRGSDKRGGANGARIRLAPQKDWEVNRPAQLAKVLNVLEGIQREFNGARIGGKQVSLADLIVLAGCAGVEQAAKNAGHEVTVPFTPGRMDASQEQTDVESFAVLEPIADGFRNYLKGEYTVPAEALLIDKAQLLTLTAPEMTVLIGGMRVLNTNSGAMKHGVFTKRPEALTNDFFVNLLEMGTQWTPVTKNADMFEGRDRKTGEPKWTATRVDLVFGSNSQLRALAEVYGSSDANKKFVHDFVAAWNKVMNLDRFDLARS